A region from the Desulfovibrio sp. Huiquan2017 genome encodes:
- a CDS encoding response regulator, translating to MSERPTVLVVDDNRLNIDLLVDVLKDDYRLLVALNGVTALDIVANSLPDIILLDIMMPEMDGYEVCRRLKSDKRTSQIPVIFITAKSQSEDEAKGLALGAVDYITKPVNPAIVQARIKTHLALYNQNRELEEKVRMRTLELEKSKELADQSSRAKSAFLANISHELRTPLNHIMGLSSLLLELDTDPERLELIRPLHEGAAQLAGLFDQLLDLTMLESDAVRIDYKFFDFPKVLSRLAAVFQAYAERKKVDFEFVPGDDLPDTVYGAPLETTQALHNILLNAFRYTEKGKVTLDVRIDPELFAGAGQDRVMIRFAVTDTGVGIPADRQETIFQSFEIGEKVMTKRLSGPGVGLTISKYLIEKLHGKIWVESTLGKGSTFFVALPFALNAEAEDAPRRPEPA from the coding sequence ATGAGTGAACGCCCCACCGTCCTGGTCGTGGACGACAACCGACTGAACATCGACCTCCTGGTGGATGTGCTCAAGGACGACTATCGTCTGCTGGTCGCGCTCAACGGGGTCACGGCCTTGGACATCGTCGCCAACTCGCTCCCGGATATAATCCTCCTGGACATCATGATGCCCGAGATGGACGGCTATGAAGTCTGCCGCCGACTCAAGAGCGACAAGCGCACCAGCCAGATCCCGGTCATCTTCATCACCGCCAAGTCCCAAAGCGAGGACGAGGCCAAGGGCCTGGCCCTCGGCGCCGTGGACTACATCACCAAACCGGTCAACCCGGCCATCGTCCAAGCCCGCATCAAGACCCACCTGGCCCTCTACAACCAGAACCGCGAACTTGAGGAAAAGGTCCGCATGCGGACCCTGGAGCTCGAAAAGAGCAAGGAACTGGCGGACCAGTCCAGCCGGGCAAAATCGGCTTTCCTGGCCAACATCAGCCACGAATTGCGCACCCCGCTGAACCACATCATGGGGCTGTCCAGCCTGCTCCTGGAGCTGGACACCGACCCCGAGCGGCTGGAACTGATCCGTCCGCTCCACGAAGGGGCCGCCCAACTGGCCGGACTCTTCGACCAACTCCTGGACCTGACCATGCTTGAATCCGACGCGGTGCGGATCGACTACAAATTCTTCGACTTTCCCAAGGTCCTGTCCCGGCTGGCCGCCGTATTCCAGGCCTATGCCGAGCGAAAAAAGGTGGACTTCGAATTCGTGCCCGGGGACGACCTGCCCGACACCGTGTACGGCGCGCCATTGGAGACCACCCAGGCGCTGCACAACATCCTGCTCAACGCCTTCCGTTACACAGAAAAGGGCAAGGTCACCCTGGACGTGCGCATCGACCCCGAGCTCTTCGCCGGAGCGGGCCAGGACCGGGTCATGATCCGCTTCGCGGTCACGGACACGGGCGTCGGCATCCCGGCCGACCGCCAGGAAACCATCTTCCAAAGCTTCGAAATCGGGGAAAAGGTCATGACCAAACGGCTTTCCGGCCCGGGCGTGGGCCTGACCATCTCCAAGTACCTGATCGAAAAACTGCACGGAAAGATCTGGGTGGAAAGCACATTGGGCAAGGGCAGCACCTTTTTCGTGGCCCTGCCCTTCGCCCTGAACGCCGAGGCGGAGGACGCCCCCCGGCGGCCAGAGCCTGCCTAA
- the torT gene encoding TMAO reductase system periplasmic protein TorT produces the protein MPVERPVIRRRPRALVVLFRAGILALFTLWAAVPSPAADDAAPWWPIPVKSYYGIYDPGSKRPGQASVSLNRPKLEEWAPPRRPSGRYTVGVCVPHFKDPYWDVVNYGIMDEARRLGVGVRMTMAGGYDLGDVQVEHLRGHLKDGVDGVILAAVDYEGGASVIAELREAGIPVVEVVNDILAPAVSAKVLVSFHEVGYLVGEYVAGHAEKAGLSTVRIAFFPGPRNAGWAPETLDGFMEAMDRYPGRVDMVDVAWGDTGSAEQAGLLRRTLGEHPDVDYVVGNAVAVEAAPEILQELGLAGRVSVVASYLTPPLYDRIRGGEVLAAAADLNLYQGRMAMDMMVRIFNGEIPGRDFPFRSGPFIHMVTAGNLRNYPVERLLGPHGYQSVLSLDLEE, from the coding sequence ATGCCCGTGGAGCGTCCGGTGATCAGGCGGCGGCCTCGGGCCCTTGTCGTCTTGTTCCGGGCGGGCATCCTGGCGTTGTTCACACTTTGGGCGGCCGTCCCGTCCCCGGCGGCGGACGATGCGGCCCCCTGGTGGCCCATCCCGGTCAAGAGCTATTACGGCATCTACGATCCGGGGAGCAAGCGGCCCGGCCAGGCCTCGGTCAGCCTCAACCGACCCAAGCTCGAAGAGTGGGCTCCGCCGAGGCGCCCTTCGGGGCGCTATACCGTGGGCGTGTGCGTGCCGCATTTCAAGGATCCCTACTGGGACGTCGTGAACTACGGGATCATGGACGAAGCCCGGCGGCTCGGCGTCGGCGTGCGCATGACCATGGCCGGGGGGTACGACCTGGGGGACGTTCAGGTGGAGCACCTGCGCGGACATCTCAAGGACGGGGTGGACGGCGTGATCCTGGCGGCCGTGGACTACGAAGGCGGCGCTTCGGTCATCGCCGAACTGCGCGAGGCGGGCATCCCGGTGGTCGAGGTGGTCAACGATATCCTGGCCCCGGCCGTGTCCGCCAAGGTCCTGGTTTCCTTCCATGAAGTCGGCTACCTCGTGGGCGAATACGTGGCCGGACACGCCGAAAAGGCCGGGCTGAGTACGGTGCGCATCGCTTTTTTCCCCGGCCCGCGCAATGCGGGTTGGGCCCCGGAAACGCTGGACGGATTCATGGAAGCCATGGACCGTTACCCGGGGCGGGTGGACATGGTGGACGTGGCCTGGGGGGACACCGGGAGCGCGGAACAAGCCGGGCTGTTGCGCCGGACTCTGGGCGAACATCCGGACGTGGATTACGTGGTCGGCAACGCCGTGGCCGTCGAGGCCGCGCCGGAGATCCTCCAGGAGCTGGGCCTGGCCGGCAGGGTTTCGGTGGTCGCGTCCTATCTCACGCCGCCCCTGTATGACCGCATCCGGGGCGGCGAGGTCCTGGCGGCGGCCGCCGACTTGAATCTCTACCAGGGACGCATGGCCATGGACATGATGGTCCGTATTTTCAACGGCGAGATTCCGGGCCGGGACTTCCCGTTCCGTTCCGGGCCGTTCATCCATATGGTCACCGCCGGAAACCTCAGGAACTATCCCGTCGAGCGACTGCTCGGACCGCACGGCTACCAGTCGGTTCTTTCCTTGGATCTGGAGGAATAA
- a CDS encoding ABC transporter permease, translating to MDTFALTIAAILMAGAPLVLATLGETLTEKAGIINLSLDGSILLAAMAAFACSVTFNSPWLGMAAGAAVGAAIAGVLGVIGIYLGQSQLAVGFILTLLSRDLAYFLGHNFSRQPGPDLGLWTIPGMSGAPFVGLIFGSQSPVVYLSLAAVAFCWWWMYRTEGGMRLRAVGESPRAAFGRGIRVRLVRLYYCLAGGALVGLAGGAYSLAVKPGWGRPQGCEGAGWIALAIVIFGGWHPVRAALGAFFFAALQVSGIHLQEIFPSIPAPVFQVAPFPMMILTLLAVNMGRMGWVQDLVRRHPFLKTFSKGWSIEAPAALGQDFDPKKGL from the coding sequence CTGACCATCGCGGCCATCCTGATGGCCGGAGCGCCCCTGGTGCTGGCCACCCTGGGCGAAACCCTGACCGAGAAGGCCGGGATCATCAATCTCTCCCTGGACGGCTCCATCCTGCTGGCCGCCATGGCCGCCTTCGCCTGTTCGGTCACCTTCAACTCGCCGTGGCTCGGCATGGCCGCGGGCGCGGCCGTGGGCGCGGCCATCGCGGGAGTGCTCGGCGTCATAGGCATCTACCTGGGCCAGTCCCAGCTGGCCGTGGGCTTCATCCTGACCCTGCTCTCGCGCGATCTGGCCTACTTCCTGGGCCACAACTTTTCCCGCCAGCCCGGGCCGGACCTCGGCCTGTGGACCATTCCCGGCATGTCCGGCGCACCCTTCGTCGGCCTGATCTTCGGCTCCCAGTCGCCGGTGGTCTACCTGAGCCTGGCGGCCGTCGCGTTCTGTTGGTGGTGGATGTACCGCACCGAGGGCGGCATGCGCCTGCGCGCAGTGGGCGAATCCCCGCGCGCGGCCTTCGGACGCGGCATCCGGGTGCGGCTGGTGCGGCTGTACTACTGTCTGGCGGGCGGCGCCCTGGTAGGGCTGGCCGGCGGTGCCTATTCCCTGGCCGTGAAGCCGGGCTGGGGGCGGCCCCAGGGATGCGAAGGCGCGGGCTGGATCGCCCTGGCCATCGTCATCTTCGGCGGCTGGCATCCGGTACGCGCCGCGCTCGGCGCGTTCTTCTTCGCCGCCTTGCAGGTCTCCGGCATCCATCTCCAGGAAATCTTCCCGTCCATTCCGGCCCCGGTATTCCAGGTAGCTCCCTTCCCGATGATGATCCTGACCCTGCTGGCCGTGAATATGGGCCGCATGGGCTGGGTTCAGGACCTCGTCCGCCGCCACCCCTTCCTCAAGACGTTTTCAAAGGGCTGGTCCATTGAAGCTCCGGCCGCCCTGGGCCAGGATTTCGACCCCAAGAAGGGGCTGTGA
- a CDS encoding cache domain-containing protein translates to MFHLADSRIRTKLYVAYAGAFLVIFLVAGGIIHAQVKDILRRDIEKELTRTTEALRTMVRSSVDMAIRNYMRAVSEKCLDEARYLQRQVKRGRLSEARAKALARDIFLSQTIGQTGRVYCLDSQGVMVVHHKHSLIGVDMSGLAFVREQIRRKQGYMTYDWKEPQENHSRAKAVYMTYFEPWDWIISAASYREEFVQMINVEDFRTRFFELRSGKSGYPFVLDYDGYLLIHPYLRGLHFRDYESPGLRNVAERIVTERNGHLDYLWRNPGEAGLKKKVVYFKDIPELGWVVASSSYYEDFQKPLDAISYVMLTALAVAVLLMIPVSFGIGALITRPLDKLQENFARAADGDFSVRMEQHSRDELGLLAGYFNAFMERLTAYRNDLENEITNRRETEKKLIAMDQAKTMFLASASHELRTPLTSIIGFLRLMEKNFQTRFMPVLGPLDPVGRHARTFEKNLGIVRLEANRLGRLVNDLLDLSKIEAGDMGWRDSILSVDSVLRRAGAASAALAEEKPGVELVVESLAEPMAILADADKIHQVLINLLSNAFKNTDAGSVTLSVVKTEGDVTFSVCDTGRGISEDEREKIFDIFYQGRDANNRSTRVFGTGLGLSICRRIVAHYGSRLEVDSAIGKGSCFHFTLPLGEREV, encoded by the coding sequence GTGTTTCACCTGGCCGACTCGCGAATACGGACCAAGCTCTACGTGGCCTATGCCGGAGCGTTTCTGGTCATTTTCCTGGTGGCCGGCGGCATCATCCACGCCCAGGTCAAGGACATCCTGCGCCGGGACATCGAGAAAGAGCTGACCCGAACCACCGAGGCCCTGCGCACCATGGTCCGTTCCTCGGTGGACATGGCCATCCGCAACTATATGCGGGCCGTGTCCGAGAAGTGCCTGGACGAGGCCCGGTATCTGCAACGTCAGGTCAAACGGGGGCGCCTGAGCGAGGCCCGGGCCAAGGCGCTGGCCCGGGACATCTTCCTGAGCCAGACCATCGGCCAGACCGGCCGGGTCTACTGCCTGGACAGCCAAGGGGTCATGGTCGTGCACCACAAGCACAGCTTGATCGGCGTGGACATGTCCGGCCTGGCCTTCGTGCGTGAGCAGATCCGGCGCAAGCAGGGGTATATGACCTATGACTGGAAGGAACCCCAGGAGAACCACAGTCGCGCCAAGGCTGTGTACATGACCTATTTCGAGCCGTGGGATTGGATCATCTCGGCCGCCTCCTATCGCGAGGAGTTCGTTCAGATGATCAACGTGGAGGACTTTCGCACGCGATTCTTCGAACTGCGTTCAGGCAAGTCCGGTTATCCCTTCGTACTTGATTACGACGGCTACCTGCTCATCCACCCCTATCTGCGCGGGCTCCATTTTCGCGACTACGAGTCGCCTGGATTGCGCAATGTAGCCGAGCGCATCGTTACCGAGCGCAACGGGCATCTGGACTACCTGTGGCGCAATCCGGGGGAGGCCGGATTGAAGAAGAAGGTGGTCTACTTCAAGGATATTCCCGAACTCGGCTGGGTGGTGGCCTCATCCAGCTACTACGAGGATTTCCAGAAGCCGCTCGACGCCATCAGCTACGTCATGCTCACGGCCCTGGCCGTGGCTGTGCTGTTGATGATCCCGGTGTCCTTCGGCATCGGCGCGCTGATCACCCGGCCCCTCGACAAGCTTCAGGAGAATTTCGCCCGGGCGGCGGACGGCGATTTCTCCGTGCGCATGGAGCAGCACTCCCGCGACGAGCTGGGTTTGCTGGCGGGTTACTTCAACGCTTTCATGGAGCGGTTGACCGCCTACCGCAACGACCTGGAAAACGAGATCACCAACCGACGGGAGACCGAGAAGAAGCTCATCGCCATGGACCAGGCCAAGACCATGTTTCTGGCCTCGGCCTCCCATGAGTTGCGCACGCCGTTGACCTCCATCATCGGCTTCCTGCGTCTTATGGAAAAGAATTTCCAGACTCGCTTCATGCCGGTGCTCGGCCCTCTGGATCCGGTGGGTCGCCATGCGCGCACCTTCGAGAAGAATCTGGGCATCGTCCGCCTGGAGGCGAACCGATTGGGCAGACTGGTCAACGATCTCCTGGACCTGAGCAAGATCGAGGCGGGGGACATGGGGTGGCGCGACAGCATCCTATCCGTGGACAGCGTCCTGCGCCGGGCGGGCGCGGCCTCGGCCGCCCTGGCCGAGGAGAAGCCGGGCGTCGAACTGGTGGTCGAGTCCCTGGCCGAGCCCATGGCCATTCTGGCCGACGCGGACAAGATCCACCAGGTGCTCATCAACCTGCTCAGCAATGCCTTCAAGAACACCGATGCGGGAAGCGTGACCCTGTCCGTCGTGAAGACGGAAGGGGACGTGACTTTTTCGGTTTGTGATACGGGCCGGGGCATTTCCGAGGACGAGCGGGAGAAGATATTCGACATCTTCTACCAGGGGCGGGACGCGAACAACCGCTCCACCCGGGTCTTCGGGACCGGGCTCGGACTGTCCATCTGCCGCAGGATCGTGGCCCATTACGGTAGTCGGCTGGAGGTGGATTCCGCGATAGGCAAGGGGAGTTGCTTCCATTTCACCCTTCCCCTCGGGGAGCGGGAGGTTTAG
- a CDS encoding SLC13 family permease — translation MPIPLPPNTHALAVLLLTGLALILFSRDKLPLETSSLVVLVCLAVGFELFPFEADGVRLRAVDFFLGFGNEALVAVCALMIAGQGILRTGALDPVGRSLARFWRISPSLSLLLTLLLGGLISAFINNVPVVVLLLPVLISVSLKTNTPATRVLMPMGFSTLLGGTATTIGTSTNLLVVAVAAEMGLAPFSMFDFAVPAVLAGLIGTAYLWLIAPRLLPDRAIRIADASPRIFTAHLAVAEGGPLDGKPLLTALDLTGGKMQIDALERGEGNELMLLPDVTLLPGDHMVVSDTPERLKEFERLLSGTLYPAGSEDKPVSEDNPLAETDQQIAEIAVFQGSMLHGITLNDYHFFERTGLVALAIHRSGRRYERIRDHVGDIRLRVGDILLVQGPRRSIAELKQNTDFLVLDSTMDLPYSRKAPLALAIMLAVILAAALGLLPIAISATAGALLMILTGCLAWRDATRALSVQVILIVVTSLALGTAMIRTGGAQYLGSTFVALSGNASPAMVLSGLMLLMAGLTNVISNNATAVIGTPIAVSIARQMGLPPEPFVLAVLFGANMSYATPMAYKTNLLVMNAGEYAFSDFLKVGAPLVLIMWGALSFLLPFFYM, via the coding sequence ATGCCCATTCCCCTTCCACCCAACACCCACGCCCTCGCCGTGCTGCTGTTGACCGGCCTGGCCCTGATCCTGTTCAGCCGCGACAAGCTTCCCCTGGAGACCTCCAGCCTGGTGGTCCTGGTCTGCCTGGCCGTGGGCTTCGAGCTGTTTCCCTTCGAGGCGGACGGCGTGCGCCTGCGAGCCGTGGACTTCTTCCTCGGCTTCGGCAACGAGGCGCTGGTGGCGGTCTGCGCCCTGATGATCGCGGGCCAGGGCATCCTGCGCACCGGCGCGCTGGACCCCGTAGGCCGTTCCCTGGCGCGGTTCTGGCGAATCAGCCCGAGCCTTTCCCTGCTCCTGACCCTGCTGCTCGGCGGGCTGATCAGCGCCTTCATCAACAATGTGCCCGTGGTCGTGCTCCTGCTCCCGGTGCTCATCAGCGTGTCGCTCAAGACCAACACCCCGGCGACGCGGGTGCTCATGCCCATGGGCTTCTCCACCCTGCTCGGCGGGACGGCCACAACCATCGGCACCTCCACCAACCTCCTGGTGGTGGCCGTGGCGGCCGAGATGGGCCTGGCCCCCTTCTCCATGTTCGACTTCGCGGTCCCGGCGGTCCTGGCCGGGCTGATCGGCACGGCCTATCTCTGGCTCATCGCCCCGCGCCTGCTGCCCGACCGCGCCATCCGCATCGCCGATGCCTCGCCCCGGATATTTACCGCCCATCTGGCCGTGGCCGAAGGCGGGCCCCTGGATGGCAAGCCCCTGCTCACGGCCCTGGACCTGACCGGCGGCAAGATGCAGATAGACGCCCTGGAACGCGGCGAGGGCAACGAACTCATGCTCCTGCCGGACGTGACCCTCCTGCCCGGCGACCACATGGTGGTCAGCGATACGCCCGAGCGGCTCAAGGAATTCGAACGGCTCCTGAGCGGCACGCTCTACCCGGCGGGCTCCGAGGACAAGCCGGTCAGCGAAGACAACCCCCTGGCCGAGACGGACCAGCAGATCGCCGAAATCGCCGTATTCCAGGGATCAATGCTCCACGGCATCACCCTGAACGACTACCACTTCTTCGAACGCACCGGGCTCGTCGCCCTGGCCATCCACCGCTCGGGCAGGCGGTACGAACGCATCCGCGACCACGTGGGCGACATCCGCTTGCGGGTGGGGGACATCCTGCTCGTCCAGGGACCGCGCCGGAGCATCGCGGAGTTGAAACAAAACACGGATTTCCTGGTCCTGGACTCGACCATGGACCTGCCCTACTCGCGCAAGGCCCCCCTAGCCCTGGCCATCATGCTCGCCGTAATCCTCGCCGCCGCCCTGGGTCTGCTGCCCATCGCCATCAGCGCCACGGCCGGAGCCCTGCTCATGATCCTGACCGGCTGCCTGGCCTGGCGGGACGCCACTCGCGCCCTGAGCGTCCAGGTCATCCTCATCGTGGTCACCAGCCTGGCCCTGGGCACGGCCATGATCCGCACCGGCGGAGCCCAATACCTCGGCTCGACCTTCGTGGCCCTGTCCGGGAACGCCTCCCCGGCCATGGTCCTGAGCGGCCTGATGCTGCTCATGGCCGGGCTGACCAACGTCATCTCCAACAACGCCACGGCGGTCATCGGCACGCCCATCGCCGTGTCCATCGCCCGGCAGATGGGATTGCCGCCCGAGCCCTTCGTCCTGGCCGTACTCTTCGGAGCGAACATGAGCTACGCCACGCCCATGGCCTACAAGACCAACCTCCTGGTCATGAACGCGGGCGAATACGCCTTCTCCGATTTTCTCAAGGTGGGCGCGCCCCTGGTCCTGATCATGTGGGGGGCGCTGTCGTTCCTGTTGCCTTTCTTCTACATGTAA
- a CDS encoding PAS domain S-box protein — protein MVEFTNLDQCMRRVSELEDELASVERRWRGALEHLPRMGVGLDPEGRVVSANRCFLEATGWTFDEIRGQDWFDLFLPEDARRDAREVFLDILARREIGPHSCHTDEIFTRDGRLRTVSWFSIPSSVPGGGVTSLGDDLTVHEPSRQIGMLDEERLNLALDAARGLVWDLDCETRQIFVSPQLTSLLGYGLDAAPDSVEGWLELVHPDDQSGIEAALWEAAKRRDAFEGEMRIRTSDGSWKWILIRGKMVASAGGEGSARMVGTLQDIHARKTAEEELRRAKMAADLANSALKLNMAHLRTLMETMPELVWVKDENGVFLFCNHRFERLYGAREADIVGRTDYDFVDADQADAFRAHDLRAMTSGKPCINEELVTYSDDGHEEYLETIKTPLYDDDGELLGVLGVARDITERKRIADDLKESELRFKVLHNASFGGIAIHDGGILLDCNQGLSDITGYSQEELVGMDGLDLVAEPMRAEVREKIRAQYNRPYETVGLRKDGSEYPLRVAAKSIPHKGCSVRVVEFRDITERKRAENELKDSERRHRVIFENSPLGMIRFGRDGRILDCNDRSVEMIGTCREQLIGFSMLYESNRDMCRALTRAISGHPSSYEDYYRSEVGQREAFLHVQFNPVNPGQSPTEVIATLEDFSERKLDQDALRRAKEQAEAFSRSKTEFLTNMSHEIRTPLNGIMGMLQLMQSTGLTPEQGEYSGAALQSARRLMNLLTDILDLSRVEAGKLVVRNAPFDLVETCEQVCDLFKLTSSQSGVALGCEQGENVPRRVVGDAVRLQQVLTNLLGNAFKFTAEGRVVLAAHRLQDSPSDDYRILFSVADTGEGIPDGKVGTLFDAFTQVSEGYTKRHQGAGLGLSICRNLIDLMGGTLAIESKEGRGTTLYVSLPFGKGDETAPAVVPPQSRTGIVLEPLSILLAEDERVNSLVMRRVLEKGGHRVVVVENGAQVLETLRSASFDVILMDIQMPVLDGVETARAIRAGKAGADRADIPLVAVTAYAMVGDREKFIEAGMDGYVVKPVEVEKLEQALAEACPWSVR, from the coding sequence ATGGTGGAATTCACTAATCTTGACCAGTGCATGCGGCGTGTCTCCGAGCTTGAGGACGAGCTGGCGAGTGTGGAGCGGCGGTGGCGCGGCGCTCTTGAACACCTGCCCCGGATGGGCGTCGGCCTGGATCCGGAGGGACGGGTGGTTTCCGCCAACCGGTGTTTCCTCGAAGCAACCGGGTGGACCTTTGATGAGATACGCGGACAGGACTGGTTTGACCTGTTCCTGCCCGAGGACGCGCGCCGGGACGCCCGGGAAGTCTTTCTGGATATATTGGCCCGCCGGGAGATCGGGCCGCACTCCTGCCACACCGATGAAATCTTCACCCGCGACGGCCGGTTGCGGACTGTTTCCTGGTTCAGCATTCCGTCGTCCGTTCCGGGCGGCGGCGTGACCAGCCTGGGAGACGACCTGACGGTCCATGAGCCTTCCCGGCAGATCGGAATGCTGGACGAGGAGCGCCTCAACCTCGCTCTGGACGCTGCCAGGGGATTGGTCTGGGACCTGGATTGCGAAACCCGGCAGATTTTCGTCAGTCCGCAACTGACCTCCTTGTTGGGCTATGGGCTGGACGCCGCGCCGGATTCCGTCGAGGGCTGGCTGGAGTTGGTGCACCCCGATGACCAATCCGGAATCGAAGCGGCCCTGTGGGAAGCGGCGAAGCGCCGGGATGCTTTTGAGGGCGAAATGCGCATCCGGACCAGCGACGGGAGCTGGAAGTGGATTCTGATCCGGGGCAAGATGGTCGCGTCCGCCGGCGGCGAAGGCTCGGCCCGTATGGTCGGAACCCTTCAGGACATCCACGCCCGCAAGACCGCCGAGGAGGAATTGCGCCGGGCCAAGATGGCCGCCGATCTGGCCAACAGCGCACTGAAGCTCAATATGGCCCATTTGCGCACCCTCATGGAAACCATGCCGGAGCTGGTCTGGGTCAAGGACGAGAATGGCGTATTCCTTTTCTGCAACCATCGCTTCGAGCGTCTTTACGGGGCCAGGGAAGCGGACATCGTCGGGCGCACGGACTACGATTTCGTGGACGCCGACCAGGCGGACGCCTTTCGGGCCCACGATCTGCGGGCCATGACCTCGGGCAAGCCGTGCATCAACGAGGAGCTGGTCACCTACAGCGACGACGGCCACGAGGAGTACCTGGAGACCATCAAAACGCCGCTGTACGACGATGACGGCGAGCTTCTCGGTGTGCTCGGCGTGGCCCGCGACATCACCGAACGCAAGCGCATCGCCGACGATCTCAAGGAGAGCGAGCTGCGCTTCAAGGTCTTGCATAACGCCTCCTTCGGGGGCATCGCCATCCACGACGGGGGCATCCTGCTCGACTGCAACCAGGGCCTCTCGGACATTACCGGCTATTCCCAAGAGGAACTCGTCGGCATGGACGGTCTTGATCTCGTGGCCGAACCCATGCGCGCCGAGGTCCGGGAGAAAATTCGTGCGCAGTACAACCGCCCCTACGAAACCGTGGGGCTGCGCAAGGACGGCTCCGAATATCCCCTCCGCGTCGCGGCCAAGAGCATTCCCCACAAAGGCTGTTCGGTTCGGGTGGTGGAGTTCAGGGACATCACCGAGCGCAAGCGGGCCGAAAACGAGCTCAAGGACAGTGAACGCCGCCACCGGGTCATTTTCGAGAATTCGCCGCTGGGCATGATCCGTTTCGGCCGGGACGGGCGCATTCTGGATTGCAACGACCGCTCCGTGGAGATGATTGGCACCTGCCGGGAACAGCTCATCGGTTTCTCCATGCTGTACGAAAGCAACAGGGACATGTGCCGGGCATTGACCAGGGCCATATCGGGCCATCCGTCCTCTTACGAGGATTATTACAGGTCCGAGGTTGGCCAACGGGAGGCCTTCCTGCATGTCCAGTTCAACCCGGTCAACCCGGGCCAGTCGCCCACCGAGGTCATCGCCACCCTGGAGGACTTCAGCGAGCGCAAGCTGGACCAGGACGCCCTGCGCCGGGCCAAGGAGCAGGCCGAGGCCTTCAGCCGCTCCAAGACGGAGTTTTTGACCAACATGAGCCACGAGATCCGGACCCCGCTCAACGGGATCATGGGCATGCTCCAGCTCATGCAGTCCACGGGGCTGACCCCGGAACAGGGCGAGTACTCCGGGGCCGCCCTTCAATCTGCGCGGCGTCTGATGAATCTGTTGACCGATATCCTGGACCTGTCCCGGGTGGAGGCGGGCAAGCTGGTGGTGCGCAACGCCCCCTTCGACCTGGTGGAAACGTGCGAGCAGGTCTGTGACCTGTTCAAGCTGACCTCGTCCCAGTCCGGGGTCGCGCTGGGCTGCGAACAGGGCGAGAACGTCCCGCGCCGTGTGGTCGGGGACGCCGTTCGGTTGCAACAGGTTCTGACCAACCTCCTCGGCAACGCCTTCAAGTTCACCGCCGAGGGCCGCGTCGTCCTGGCCGCGCACCGGCTGCAGGACTCGCCGTCGGACGATTACCGCATTCTCTTTTCCGTGGCCGACACCGGAGAGGGCATCCCGGACGGGAAGGTCGGCACCCTGTTCGACGCCTTCACCCAGGTCAGCGAGGGGTACACGAAGCGGCACCAGGGGGCCGGGCTGGGATTGTCCATCTGCCGGAACCTGATCGACCTCATGGGCGGGACCCTGGCCATCGAGAGCAAGGAGGGACGGGGAACCACCCTGTATGTCTCCCTGCCCTTCGGGAAGGGAGACGAGACCGCGCCCGCCGTCGTCCCTCCTCAGTCGCGCACCGGGATAGTCCTGGAACCGCTGTCCATCCTCCTGGCCGAGGACGAGCGGGTCAACAGCCTGGTCATGCGGCGCGTCCTGGAAAAGGGCGGGCACAGGGTCGTCGTCGTGGAGAACGGGGCTCAGGTCTTGGAAACCTTGAGGAGCGCGTCCTTCGATGTGATCCTCATGGACATCCAGATGCCGGTCTTGGACGGGGTTGAGACCGCCCGGGCCATCCGGGCCGGGAAAGCCGGAGCGGACCGGGCCGATATCCCCCTCGTGGCCGTGACCGCCTACGCCATGGTCGGGGACCGCGAGAAATTCATCGAGGCGGGCATGGACGGATACGTGGTTAAGCCCGTTGAAGTGGAGAAGCTGGAGCAAGCCCTGGCGGAGGCATGCCCGTGGAGCGTCCGGTGA